One Littorina saxatilis isolate snail1 linkage group LG1, US_GU_Lsax_2.0, whole genome shotgun sequence genomic window carries:
- the LOC138976845 gene encoding C-C chemokine receptor type 3-like, protein MNNTTDITPGLQDAVSMNNTTDMTPILQDAISRHMGIGGFLEAFAPASIQAERIVPPVWWVIGFLGNPVCAVIWYGRRMRRNNSSAVYLGSLAVSDFLFLILHLMYNLHTVWGHDIYNAHGACEAFMFFFYLPQYMSVSLVAAFTVERYVAVCHPFLKEKWCTVRRAFIVVLILLIFCAALSSGQIYLWSYHPGPDHCSYRLGTKEFVDVWNWTVDMIMFAAVPLLVLLFNVLVLREIIKLSSNGVITRQQGRSSGNTASTLTLLSVSFFLVVTQLAATVVLNIQVAIPVGDLMLSDDEIRADGVWSSFFTYMDVRKIVEVVCLSHFACYFFVYALTGKHFRREVLYLLTCHGKLHCLDFLFKKAHKGERYSMVSSNGHTLATDTCTTAYTTSM, encoded by the coding sequence ATGAACAACACAACAGACATAACGCCTGGCCTGCAAGACGCCGTAAGCATGAACAACACAACGGACATGACGCCAATCCTGCAAGATGCTATTAGTCGCCACATGGGCATCGGCGGTTTCTTGGAGGCCTTCGCTCCGGCGTCCATCCAGGCAGAGCGGATTGTCCCCCCTGTGTGGTGGGTCATCGGTTTCCTTGGCAACCCCGTCTGCGCCGTCATCTGGTACGGCCGGCGCATGCGCAGGAACAACTCTTCGGCGGTGTACCTGGGTTCGCTGGCGGTGTCAGACTTCCTGTTCCTGATACTCCACCTGATGTACAACCTGCACACGGTCTGGGGGCACGACATCTACAACGCTCACGGCGCCTGCGAGGCCTTCATGTTCTTCTTCTACCTGCCGCAGTACATGAGCGTGTCGCTGGTTGCCGCCTTCACGGTGGAGCGCTACGTGGCCGTGTGCCACCCGTTCCTCAAGGAGAAGTGGTGCACGGTGCGCCGCGCCTTCATCGTCGTCCTCATCCTCCTGATCTTCTGCGCGGCGCTGTCCTCGGGCCAGATCTACCTGTGGAGCTACCACCCGGGGCCGGACCACTGCTCGTACCGCTTGGGCACGAAGGAGTTCGTGGACGTGTGGAACTGGACGGTGGACATGATCATGTTCGCCGCCGTGCCGCTGCTGGTGCTGCTATTCAACGTGCTGGTGCTGCGCGAGATCATCAAGCTGTCCAGCAACGGGGTCATCACGCGGCAGCAAGGACGCAGCTCGGGCAACACGGCCTCCACCCTCACTCTGCTCTCCGTCAGCTTCTTCCTCGTCGTCACGCAGCTGGCGGCCACCGTCGTCCTCAACATCCAGGTCGCCATCCCCGTCGGGGACCTCATGCTGTCGGACGACGAGATCCGCGCAGACGGCGTCTGGTCCAGCTTCTTCACCTACATGGACGTGAGGAAGATCGTGGAGGTGGTGTGCCTCTCTCACTTCGCCTGCTACTTCTTCGTCTACGCGCTGACGGGCAAGCACTTCAGGCGGGAGGTGCTCTACCTGCTGACCTGTCACGGCAAGCTGCACTGCCTCGACTTCCTCTTCAAGAAGGCGCACAAGGGCGAGCGCTACTCCATGGTGTCAAGCAACGGTCACACGTTGGCAACTGACACGTGCACCACGGCATACACCACAAGCATGTGA